The Jaculus jaculus isolate mJacJac1 chromosome 1, mJacJac1.mat.Y.cur, whole genome shotgun sequence nucleotide sequence gtttattgctgctcaattcacaatagctgggaaatggaaccagcctagatgtccctcaactgatgagtggataatgaagatgtggcacatttatacaatggagttctactcaccagtaaagaaaaatgaagttatgagatttgtaggaaaatggatggatctggaaaggattgtactaagtgaagtaactgaggcccagaaagccaagtgtcacatgttctctctcatacgtggaccctagctacagatgattggacttctgtgtgaggaaaaaactcagtaacaaaggccagtaagctagaaaggagatataaagggaagagaaaggaagggaggaggtacttaataggacggtattgtatatatatgtaagtagaagaacagattaatgggggtgaaaaggcctaagtgaggtcaggggaagagattgagtagtaaggaaaggtggagggagggctaatcaaaatctaagaagctataagtaaatcatatggaaacctacttttttggacaatggaacactcaggagctgtagattgttactaaaaaatattcagtgccagggatgggataccatctggtgagttgttggccagggaggtccctgatgccctaaaacattataggccactgccaaggcccttgatttcccactaggaatagaaggtaagaccctgttgctgaagactccacatacttgggctataaggccactgagaaatcctgctggaaccgagctgataacctcctccatgtagaccagctgacagaaagctggaagaagccattctgcatgcagttcaatgggagagagagaaatcaccagtgaagatactcaacagtggacactgcaagccttatatttggccagccaggccaaatgagccaacaggtgcaatagtggcacatttgtcatgttggaaaccagctgccctctaattggactggagacccactccatgggagggaatacatccctgatactgaaaacctacaactggggtaggcatgagccctaggggtgtaacatctgctgctgtctggctaaatgtatatactatgctcatcaaactgcccagtaagcacttctcttaatggtcataccctTTTattgctactctctcttttggtagagaaccttctcttttcagatggcagtgaccttgggatgactcagaaggcatcatggtgctgggaagaagtgacagaaatgctcagcactgcaatatctctatcataccttccaaggctcagggtctattgcggaagaggtggcggaaagactgtaagagccaaaagaacgGTACTTACAagatgctcctccagacacaaaatggcctgaatatccatgacctcacagtgcctgacactacctacacaagaccatcatcataagaagaggaaaagatcatgatatcaaaataaaagagcgactgattgagaggaggaggggatatgatggagaatggagtttcaaagagtaaagttgggggagggatggacttaccatgggatattgtttataatcatgaaagttgctaataaaaaaataattaaattttttaaaattttaaaaaatgttggaggagggctggcaagatggcatagtgattaaggcacttgctggcaaaggtaaaaaactcaggttcaagtcccctgtacccacataaagccagatgcataaggtggtgcattagtccagagttcatttgcagtggctagaggccttggcaccccATTCTCATTATCTATCTTCCTACCTACCAACCaacctcttcctctcttaaattatatttatttatttatttattttacagaatgttggaggggactggagtgatggcttagcagttaaggcgcctgcctgtgaagcctaaggatccaggttcaattctgcaggacccacatatgccagatgcacaaggtgatgcatgcatctggagttggtatgcagtggctagagtccctggcatgcccattctctctctctccctctctctaaaaaataaataaaaataaaatatttatttgtaatgttGGAGGAAGCAGATCCGAGACAAGTGGAACCCAAAGTCCCCCGAACTTCACCAGCAAATGGCTTACCGTGCAACCCAGAGATGTTCTTTGACCCTGGGTCGCCTCATTCCCCCCACTAAACGTAGGGTATCCTCCCAATTTTTGAAATACTTTTGAAACATTATAAACAATCTtcaacagccaggcgtggtggtggctCACGCTATAATAACGAGACTGAGGCAAGTGGATTTCCATAAACTGACCTACATCGTGAGTTCAGGACGTCCTGGGTTACAGACGCTGtatcgaacaaacaaacaaaggatctTGGGCAGCATAAGCACAAACTCCCATCCGGGTGGAGCGCCCTCCTGGCTACACCAGCCCAGCGTCTTCCAACGAGGCCAGCCCCCGGCAGAGGGCGCGCTAGAGCGGGAGGAGCAGGGCGCAGTCCTCCGGCCTGCAGGCGGCGCTGCAACCCGCGCGCACAGCGGCGGCGGAGACGGAGACGCTCTGCCTGGCCGGAGGAGTCGCCGCGGTGTCCGCGTCCACGCGCCCGCCATGGCGCCCTTCGCGTCCGTGCTTCCCCGGCTACTGTGTGCCGGTGAGCGTCGCAGTCTGGGAGAGGAGGGATGTGGGCGCGAGAAGGGCGCGGTGCCAaggctctctctttctgtccgcAGGTGTCCGGCCCAGTTTCCTGCACAAGGCGGCCCCAGGCCCGGCTCTGCAGAGCCGGAGAACGCTGGGGAGAGCTCCGGCCCCCGAGGTCAGCGAGCCCGAGGACCGCGATGGTAAAAGCGGGGActgaggccaggctggggtgcGACCCGGATCGGGGAGGAGTGGTCGCTGCACCGGGTCACAGACCCCCCCACAGGCTTCTTGCAGCTGTCACCCCGAGCTCTTCAAGCCGGGCTCAGGCCAGCCATTCTCCGGAAGTAGCCCCCAGACCCTGAAATCAGCAAGCTTGGGTCTCTCCGCCTTGCCGGACTCAAGGCTGGGCATCTGAGCCCAAGTGTCCAAGGCTTGATGGCTGGGAAGGCCAATGAAACCCCTGatgctttctgcttttttttttaatttttttaaatttttatttatttatttggcagagagaaagagggggagagagaatgggcgcgccagggtctctagccactgcaaactaactccagacgcgtgcaccatcttatgcatctggctaacgtgggtcctgatgCTATGCCCAGTTTTCGgcatccccagtgaccaccaaggagaaccaaacacgtatgcaaaacCAAGGacctttatttcgggcttaagctcggactcttgacttgcACCAGCAGCAGTGGGGGCGGGGCAggatttttatagggatttgaacaaagaagtaggggaatggttacacgattggtagatttaagcagTATCTGCACTTGTATTCTGATAGGCTTAGCATGCTGGTGGGCAGGGGCtattcaagcagattaggtaacctttattgtgattgacTATGTGTTtcaggaacttaagcaacttgtgACCATAGAAATAtatggcataagcaatttgtgGTCTTTTTTTCAGTAActcttaaattcttatttaaaccccgggaaacagaaacttaggcctactgtcACTCTGAAGCCTGTCGTGGCATCCCTCTGGTTACTGAGTCcttcactggggaatcaaacctaggtcctttggctttgcaagcaaatgccttaacctctaagccatctcttcagcccttttatttgtttgtttgttttttcgaggtagggtcttgctctagcccaggctgacctggaattcactatgtagtctcagggtggcctcgaactcacagttgatcctcctacctctgcctcccagagtgctgagattaaaggcgcgcaccaccacgcccggctgctctctccttttcattccaTAAACACCAAGGGAAAGGGTGGACCAGGTTTTCACCACACAAGTCCCCCATCTGACCTCTGTTGCAGGCCTTCAGTGCTCAGTAAAAGGTCTCTATGGCTTCCAGATTTTTGAGGCCCCCCTCTCCCAGGAGACTGGTGGGTGGTGGAAGACCATAcagcttcctcctctcctctctaccCAGATCTCCAGAGCAAACTCCTGGAATTGCCACTCCAGCAGCCTGATTTCTTCAACATCAAGGAGCTGTTTTCCATGAAGACCCTCTTCGATGCCCGCGTGCACTTGGGACATAAAGCTGGTTGTCGGCACAGGTATCCCATAACACAGGCGCTGTGGGCAGAACTGGTGGGAGGCGGGGCTAGGGCATTAGCAAGAACACCAGGCACAGTGCCCATCAGCACCATTCACAAAGATggggaaagtgggctggagagataacttagcagtttaaggtgttttcctgcaaaggggggtttgatttccccagtaccctggtaaagctgatgtacaaggtggcacatgcttctggagctcatctgcagtggctagaggccctggcatagccattccctgtctttttcctctatttctgtcaaataaataaggaattttTTAAAGTGGGAAAAGGGAAGGcagcctgttgcagtccggttcacattgctggtagaaatcacccaaccaagagcagcttctggaaaaaagagatttattttggcttacaggctcgaggggaagctccacgatggcaggggagattgatggcatgagcagagggtggacatcaccccctagccaacataaggtggaccacagcaacaggagggtgtgccaaacactggcatggggaaactggctataaagcccattagcccgcccccaacaatacactccctccaggaggcattaattcccaaatctccatcagctggggagctagcattcacaacacctaagtttatgggggacacctgaatcaaaccaccacagagccctAGGAGACATCAAGAATTTGGGCCTGCTGAGGTTCGGCCACCCTGCTGGAGAGGTCACACAATAGAGTAACAGAAGTAGCTGCTTAGAACAGCTCTATGCAGAGTGCCCCATTGGAGTTcatggttttttggttttgttttattttgggggaaaaaaaaaaaaagacatagttgcgccagggcttcttgccactgcaaatgaactcctgatgccagccccactttgtgtctggctttccagtggaattgaacccagattggcaggctttgcaagcaagcacccttaaccactgagccatcactccagcctgagtTCATGTTGAGCATGCAGTCAGTCTTGGGTTCCCCACAGAAAGCAGGAGACGGTGGAACGAGTTGAGCCACACACCCAGGGCTAGCTGCCCATCTCTGAAGCCCTGTTTCCCAAGCCTGTTATTCAATGGACAGGGCCTTTAACTGTCTGTAGGAAGTGAGTATAAGTCTTGCTCCCCCAGCCTGCCatgccccccaacacacacaggaACTTGGAGTAGCTGGTGGGTATCTTGAACAAGAAAGGAGCCAACCAGGTTGACCCCATGAGCACTGGTCAAACTCACCTTGGGGTTTATGGCAGGTTTATGGAGCCATACATCTTCGGGTGCCGCCTGGACCAAGATATCATCGACCTGGAGCAGACAGTCAGACAcctccagctggccttgaacttcactGCACACGTGGCCTACCGCAAAGGCATCATCCTGTTTGTGAGCCGCAACCGGCAGTTCACTCACCTGATTGAGAACACGGCCCGGGACTGTGGCGAATATGCTCATACTCGCTACTTCAAGGGTGGCCTGCTGACCAACGCGCCACTCCTCTTTGGACCCACAGTACGCCTGCCAGACCTTATCATCTTCCTTCATACTCTCAACAACGTCTTCGAGCCCCACGTGGCAGTGAGGGATGCAGCCAAGATGAACATCCCCACGGTTGGCATCGTGGACACCAACTGCAACCCGTGCCTCATCACCTACCCCATCCCTGGCAACGATGACTCACCCCCTGCCGTTCATCTCTTCTGCAGGCTCTTCCAGATCACCATCAACCGGGCCAAGGAAAAGCGGAGGCAAATG carries:
- the Mrps2 gene encoding 28S ribosomal protein S2, mitochondrial — translated: MAPFASVLPRLLCAGVRPSFLHKAAPGPALQSRRTLGRAPAPEVSEPEDRDDLQSKLLELPLQQPDFFNIKELFSMKTLFDARVHLGHKAGCRHRFMEPYIFGCRLDQDIIDLEQTVRHLQLALNFTAHVAYRKGIILFVSRNRQFTHLIENTARDCGEYAHTRYFKGGLLTNAPLLFGPTVRLPDLIIFLHTLNNVFEPHVAVRDAAKMNIPTVGIVDTNCNPCLITYPIPGNDDSPPAVHLFCRLFQITINRAKEKRRQMEALYRLQGPQGAEGSGTGDTSSRADSSCSS